In Chroicocephalus ridibundus chromosome 4, bChrRid1.1, whole genome shotgun sequence, one genomic interval encodes:
- the COPB1 gene encoding coatomer subunit beta: MTAAENVCYTLINVPMDSEPPSEISLKNDLEKGDVKLKTEALKKVIIMILNGEKLPGLLMTIIRFVLPLQDHTIKKLLLVFWEIVPKTTPDGRLLQEMILVCDAYRKDLQHPNEFIRGSTLRFLCKLKEAELLEPLMPAIRACLEHRHSYVRRNAVLAIYTIYRNFEHLIPDAPELIHDFLVNEKDASCKRNAFMMLIHADQDRALDYLSTCIDQVQTFGDILQLVIVELIYKVCHANPSERARFIRCIYNLLQSSSPAVKYEAAGTLVTLSSAPTAIKAAAQCYIDLIIKESDNNVKLIVLDRLIELKEHPSHERVLQDLVMDILRVLSTPDLEVRKKTLQLALDLVSSRNVEELVIVLKKEVIKTNNVTEHEDTDKYRQLLVRTLHSCSVRFPDMAANVIPVLMEFLSDNNEAAAADVLEFVREAIQRFDNLRPLIVEKMLEVFHAIKSVKIYRGALWILGEYCSTKEDIQSVMTEVRRSLGEIPIVESEIKKETGELKPEEEVSVGPAQKLVTEMGTYATQSALSSSRPAKKEEDRPPLRGFLLDGDFFVAASLATTLTKIALRYVSLVQEKKKQNSFIAEAMLLMATILHLGKSSLPKKPITDDDVDRISLCLKVLSECSPLMNDIFNKECRQSLSHMLSAKLEEEKLSQKKESEKRNVTVQPDDPISFMQLTAKNEMSSKEDQFQLSLLAAMGNTQRKEAADPLASKLNKVTQLTGFSDPVYAEAYVHVNQYDIVLDVLVVNQTSDTLQNCTLELATLGDLKLVEKPSPLTLAPHDFANIKANVKVASTENGIIFGNIVYDVSGAASDRNCVVLSDIHIDIMDYIQPASCTDAEFRQMWAEFEWENKVTVNTNIVDLNEYLQHILKSTNMKCLTPEKALSGYCGFMAANLYARSIFGEDALANVSIEKPIHLGPEAPVTGHIRIRAKSQGMALSLGDKINLSQKKTSL; this comes from the exons ATGACAGCTGCAGAGAACGTGTGTTACACGTTAATCAATGTTCCGATGGATTCAGAACCACCTTCTGAAATCAGCTTAAAAAATGACCTAG AAAAAGGAGATGTCAAATTGAAGACGGAGGCCTTGAAGAAAGTAATCATTATGATTCTGAATGGTGAAAAACTACCCGGGCTTCTGATGACCATTATACGTTTTGTACTGCCTCTGCAAGATCATACTATCAAAAAACTGCTGCTTGTCTTTTGGGAGATAGTGCCAAAGACCACTCCAGATGGCAGGCTTTTGCAAGAAATGATCCTTGTGTGCGATGCATACAGAAAG GATCTTCAGCACCCAAATGAATTTATCCGAGGCTCTACTCTCCGTTTTCTTTGTAAGCTGAAAGAAGCAGAACTGTTGGAGCCTTTGATGCCGGCCATTCGTGCATGTCTAGAACATCGTCACAGCTACGTGCGCAGAAATGCAGTTCTTGCAATTTACACGATTTATAG aaattttgaaCATCTTATACCTGATGCTCCTGAACTGATCCATGATTTCTTGGTGAATGAGAAAGATGCaagctgcaaaagaaatgcatttatgATGCTAATTCATGCAGATCAG GATCGAGCTTTGGATTATTTGAGTACCTGTATTGACCAAGTCCAGACATTTGGTGACATACTGCAGTTGGTTATTGTTGAACTGATTTATAAG GTGTGTCACGCAAATCCATCAGAGAGAGCTCGGTTTATTCGCTGCATCTACAACTTACTGCAGTCGTCAAGTCCTGCAGTGAAGTATGAAGCTGCAGGTACTCTAGTTACGCTTTCCAGTGCACCAACAGCAATCAAG GCAGCTGCCCAATGCTACATAGATTTGATTATTAAAGAAAGTGATAATAATGTGAAACTGATTGTTTTGGATCGGCTGATTGAATTAAAGGAGCATCCCTCCCACGAACGAGTATTACAG GATCTAGTTATGGACATCCTCAGAGTGTTGAGTACCCCAGATCTAGAAGTGCGCAAAAAAACCCTTCAACTGGCTCTGGATCTTGTCTCTTCAAGAAATGTGGAGGAG CTTGTGATTGTTCTGAAGAAGGAAGTGATTAAAACCAATAATGTGACGGAGCATGAAGATACGGACAAGTATAGACAGCTGCTTGTTCGTACATTGCATTCCTGTAGTGTTCGGTTTCCAGATATGGCTGCAAATGTTATTCCAGTG CTGATGGAGTTCCTCAGTGATAATAATGAAGCGGCAGCTGCTGATGTTTTGGAGTTTGTGCGGGAAGCGATCCAGCGATTTGACAACCTCAGACCTCTTATTGTTGAGAAGATGCTTGAAGTCTTTCACGCTATTAAATCTGTCAA GATTTATCGAGGAGCTTTATGGATCCTTGGAGAGTATTGCAGCACAAAGGAGGATATACAAAGTGTTATGACAGAAGTTCGCAGATCACTTGGAGAG ATCCCGATAGTAGAATCTGAAATCAAGAAAGAAACTGGTGAGCTAAAACCTGAAGAAGAGGTGTCTGTGGGTCCAGCCCAAAAATTGGTGACAGAGATGGGCACTTATGCAACACAGAGTGCTCTCAGTAGTTCCCGACCTGCCAAAAAGGAAGAAGACAG ACCTCCGTTACGAGGATTCCTGCTTGATGGCGATTTCTTTGTGGCAGCTTCTCTTGCTACGACTTTAACTAAGATTGCTTTACGATATGTGTCACTagttcaggaaaagaagaaacagaat TCCTTTATTGCTGAAGCTATGCTGCTGATGGCCACTATTCTCCATTTGGGAAAGTCCTCTCTTCCCAAGAAGCCGATTACAGATGACGATGTGGATCGTATTTCCCTGTGTCTGAAAGTTTTGTCAGAATGTTCTCCTCTCATGAATGACATTTTCAACAAAGAATGCAGGCAGTCCCTCTCTCATATGCTGTCAGCCAAGCTAGAAGAGGAGAAACTTTCCCAGAAG aaagaaTCTGAGAAGAGGAATGTGACGGTTCAGCCAGACGATCCCATTTCCTTCATGCAGCTTACTGCTAAAAATGAAATGAGCTCAAAAGAAGACCAGTTTCAGCTTAGCCTTCTTGCGGCAATGGGAAACACACAGAGGAAAGAGGCTGCTGATCCTCTTGCATCCAAACTTAATAAG gttACTCAACTGACAGGTTTCTCAGACCCTGTCTATGCGGAAGCGTATGTCCATGTCAATCAGTACGACATTGTGCTGGATGTGCTTGTGGTGAACCAGACCAGTGACACTCTGCAGAACTGCACACTGGAACTAGCCACGCTAG GTGACTTGAAACTTGTGGAAAAACCATCTCCTCTGACACTCGCTCCACATGACTTTGCAAACATTAAAGCCAATGTCAAAGTCGCTTCAACAGAAAACGGAATAATTTTTGGTAATATTG TGTATGATGTCTCTGGAGCAGCCAGCGACAGAAACTGTGTGGTTCTCAGTGATATTCACATTGACATCATGGATTACATCCAGCCTGCTTCTTGTACGGATGCGGAGTTTAGACAGATGTGGGCGGAATTTGAGTGGGAAAACAaa GTTACGGTGAATACCAACATCGTTGATCTAAATGAATACTTACAGCACATACTGAAGTCAACCAATATGAAATGCCTGACTCCAGAGAAG GCACTTTCTGGTTATTGTGGCTTTATGGCAGCCAATCTTTATGCGCGTTCCATATTTGGAGAAGATGCACTTGCAAATGTCAGCATTGAAAAGCCAATTCATCTTGGACCAGAGGCACCTGTCACTGGTCACATACGAATCCGCGCCAAGAGTCAG GGAATGGCCCTGAGTCTTGGAGATAAGATCAATTTGtctcagaagaaaacaagtttatAA
- the PSMA1 gene encoding proteasome subunit alpha type-1, producing MFRNQYDNDVTVWSPQGRIHQIEYAMEAVKQGSATVGLKSKTHAVLVALKRAQSELAAHQKKILYVDNHIGISIAGLTADARLLCNFMRQECLDSRFVFDRPLPVSRLVSLIGSKTQIPTQRYGRRPYGVGLLIAGYDDMGPHIFQTCPSANYFDCKAMSIGARSQSARTYLERHMAEFTDCNLNELVKHGLRALRETLPAEQDLTTKNVSIGIVGKDMEFTIYDDDDVAPFLEGLEERPQRKPAPPADEPAEKAEEPMEH from the exons ATG TTTCGCAACCAGTATGACAACGATGTCACAGTTTGGAGCCCGCAG GGACGAATTCATCAAATAGAATATGCCATGGAAGCTGTGAAACAAGGCTCAGCTACTGTGGGGCTGAAATCGAAAACGCATGCTGTTCTGGTTGCTCTAAAG AGAGCACAGTCCGAGCTGGCagctcatcagaaaaaaatcctgtacgTTGACAACCATATTGGAATCTCAATTGCTGGACTTACTGCTGATGCAAGACTCTTGTG CAATTTCATGCGTCAGGAGTGTCTGGATTCTAGATTTGTGTTTGATAGACCTCTTCCAGTTTCTCGCCTAGTGTCACTAATTGGAAGCA AAACCCAGATACCAACGCAGCGTTATGGCAGAAGACCATACGGTGTAGGACTGCTCATTGCAGGTTATGAT GATATGGGTCCTCACATCTTCCAGACCTGTCCCTCTGCAAACTATTTTGACTGCAAAGCAATGTCCATTGGTGCTCGTTCACAGTCAGCGCGAACTTATTTGGAGAGGCACATGGCTGAATTTACTGACT GTAATCTAAATGAGCTAGTTAAACATGGACTGCGTGCCCTGAGAGAGACTCTTCCTGCTGAACAGGATCTGACCACCAAG AATGTTTCCATTGGAATTGTTGGCAAAGACATGGAGTTTACCATCTATGATGATGACGACGTAGCACCATTCCTAGAAGGTCTTGAGGAAAGACCACAGAGAAAG ccTGCTCCACCTGCTGATGAACCTGCGGAAAAGGCAGAAGAGCCCATGGAACACTAG